The following are encoded together in the Xanthomonas sacchari genome:
- a CDS encoding 2-oxoglutarate dehydrogenase E1 component has product MDNLLKQFAQSSQLAGGNAAYIEDLYEQYLVSPDSIDPKWKTYFDGFQGRDAGDVPHSAVIAHIASAARQAANSGTGPSGDERERHVGRLITAYRSRGHLGARLDPLGLTPPVNPPDLGLPFHSLSESDLGSEFSTGGLGGQPRMKLRDLLARLKATYTGSIGSEFMHISEFEQRQWIYQRLENAGGNIAGDAASRRRTLERITAAEGLERYLHTKYVGQKRFSLEGGDSLIPMMDVLVQRAGNDAVKDIVVGMAHRGRLNVLVNTLGKNPRKLFDEFEGKFEHAHDDRAHTGDVKYHMGFSADVAVADGKSVHLALAFNPSHLEIVDPVVVGSVRSRQERYGDAARKSVLPVIIHGDAAFAGQGVVMELFQMSQARGFAVGGTVHIVVNNQIGFTTSARDDARSTLYCTDVAKMIGAPVFHVNGDDPDAVAFVANLAYDFRQQFNKDVVIDLVCYRRWGHNEADEPAATQPVMYQTIRKHKTTRELYAAQLESEGVLQAGEAQALVDGYRNKLDSGEYTTELATRKPDEFAIDWSKYLSGKLSDKVDTTVKRKTLDQLAKIITTIPGGVELHPRVAKIYEDRVKMAAGELPGDWGFAENLAYATLLGEGHKLRLVGQDAGRGTFFHRHAILHDQKTDSYYLPLRQLVENPEDATVIDSLLSEEAVMGFEYGYSTTDPNALCIWEAQFGDFANGAQVVIDQFIAAGEAKWGRISGLSLFLPHGYEGQGPEHSSARLERFLQLCALENMLVCVPTTPAQAFHMIRRQMRMSTRKPLVVMTPKSLLRHKLAVSTLEELADGEFQHLIPDAKADPKKVKRVVACSGKVYYDLLEDQTKRGQDDVAILRVEQLYPFPRELLSAELKRYGNATDLVWCQEEPQNQGAWYQIKHHLQACLADGQSLHYAGRARSPSPAAGHFAEHVEEQLKLVADALLNPFNDQVAE; this is encoded by the coding sequence GTGGACAATCTACTCAAGCAGTTTGCGCAGTCATCGCAACTCGCCGGCGGCAATGCCGCCTATATCGAAGACCTGTACGAACAGTATCTGGTCTCTCCCGACAGCATCGATCCCAAGTGGAAAACCTACTTCGACGGCTTCCAGGGCCGCGATGCCGGTGACGTTCCCCACTCTGCGGTCATCGCCCACATCGCCAGCGCCGCGCGCCAGGCCGCCAACAGCGGCACCGGCCCGAGCGGCGACGAGCGCGAGCGCCATGTCGGCCGCCTGATCACCGCCTACCGTTCGCGCGGCCACCTCGGCGCGCGCCTGGATCCGCTGGGCCTGACCCCGCCGGTGAACCCGCCGGACCTGGGCCTGCCGTTCCACAGCCTGTCGGAAAGCGATCTGGGCAGCGAGTTCAGCACCGGCGGCCTCGGCGGCCAGCCGCGGATGAAACTGCGCGACCTGCTGGCGCGGCTGAAGGCGACCTACACCGGGTCGATCGGCAGCGAGTTCATGCACATCTCCGAGTTCGAACAGCGCCAGTGGATCTACCAGCGCCTGGAGAACGCGGGCGGCAACATCGCCGGCGACGCCGCCAGCCGCCGCCGCACCCTGGAGCGGATCACCGCCGCCGAGGGCCTGGAGCGCTACCTGCACACCAAGTACGTCGGCCAGAAGCGCTTCTCGCTGGAAGGCGGCGACTCGCTGATCCCGATGATGGACGTGCTGGTGCAGCGCGCCGGCAACGACGCGGTCAAGGACATCGTGGTCGGCATGGCCCACCGCGGCCGCCTCAACGTGCTGGTCAACACTCTGGGCAAGAACCCGCGCAAGCTGTTCGACGAGTTCGAAGGCAAGTTCGAGCACGCCCATGACGACCGCGCCCACACCGGCGACGTGAAGTACCACATGGGCTTCTCCGCCGACGTGGCGGTGGCCGACGGCAAGTCGGTGCACCTGGCGCTGGCGTTCAACCCCTCGCACCTGGAAATCGTCGACCCTGTGGTGGTCGGCAGCGTGCGGTCGCGCCAGGAGCGCTACGGCGACGCCGCGCGCAAGTCGGTGCTGCCGGTGATCATCCACGGTGACGCCGCGTTCGCCGGCCAGGGCGTGGTCATGGAGCTGTTCCAGATGTCGCAGGCGCGCGGCTTCGCGGTCGGCGGCACCGTGCACATCGTGGTCAACAACCAGATCGGCTTCACCACCAGCGCCCGCGACGACGCCCGTTCCACGCTGTACTGCACCGACGTGGCCAAGATGATCGGCGCGCCGGTGTTCCATGTGAACGGCGACGATCCGGACGCGGTGGCGTTCGTGGCCAACCTGGCCTATGACTTCCGCCAGCAGTTCAACAAGGACGTGGTCATCGACCTGGTCTGCTACCGCCGTTGGGGCCACAACGAGGCCGACGAGCCGGCGGCCACCCAGCCGGTGATGTACCAAACCATCCGCAAGCACAAGACCACCCGCGAACTGTACGCCGCCCAGTTGGAAAGCGAAGGCGTGCTGCAGGCCGGCGAGGCGCAGGCGCTGGTCGACGGCTACCGCAACAAGCTCGACTCGGGCGAGTACACCACCGAGCTGGCGACCCGCAAGCCCGACGAATTCGCCATCGACTGGTCCAAGTACCTGTCGGGCAAGCTGTCGGACAAGGTCGACACCACGGTCAAGCGCAAGACCCTGGACCAGTTGGCCAAGATCATCACCACCATCCCGGGCGGCGTCGAGCTGCACCCGCGTGTGGCCAAGATCTACGAGGACCGCGTGAAGATGGCCGCCGGCGAACTGCCGGGCGACTGGGGCTTCGCCGAGAACCTGGCCTACGCCACCCTGCTAGGCGAAGGCCACAAGCTGCGCCTGGTCGGCCAGGACGCGGGTCGCGGCACGTTCTTCCACCGCCACGCGATCCTGCACGACCAGAAGACCGACAGCTACTACCTGCCGCTGCGGCAGCTGGTGGAGAACCCGGAAGACGCCACCGTGATCGACTCGCTGCTCAGCGAAGAGGCGGTGATGGGCTTCGAGTACGGCTACTCCACCACCGATCCCAACGCGCTGTGCATCTGGGAAGCGCAGTTCGGCGACTTCGCCAACGGCGCGCAGGTGGTGATCGACCAGTTCATCGCCGCCGGCGAAGCCAAGTGGGGCCGTATCTCGGGCCTGTCGCTGTTCCTGCCGCATGGCTACGAAGGCCAGGGCCCGGAGCATAGCTCCGCGCGTCTGGAGCGCTTCCTGCAGCTGTGCGCGCTGGAGAACATGCTGGTCTGCGTGCCGACCACTCCGGCCCAGGCCTTCCACATGATCCGCCGGCAGATGCGCATGTCCACGCGCAAGCCGCTGGTGGTGATGACGCCCAAGTCGCTGCTGCGCCACAAGCTGGCGGTGTCGACCCTGGAGGAACTGGCCGACGGCGAGTTCCAGCACCTGATCCCGGACGCCAAGGCCGACCCGAAGAAGGTCAAGCGCGTCGTCGCGTGCTCGGGCAAGGTCTACTACGACCTGCTCGAGGACCAGACCAAGCGCGGCCAGGACGACGTCGCCATCCTGCGCGTGGAGCAGCTGTATCCGTTCCCGCGCGAGCTGCTGTCGGCCGAACTGAAGCGCTACGGCAATGCCACCGACCTGGTCTGGTGCCAGGAAGAGCCGCAGAACCAAGGCGCCTGGTATCAGATCAAGCACCACCTGCAGGCCTGCCTGGCCGACGGACAGAGCCTGCACTACGCCGGCCGCGCCCGTTCGCCGTCTCCCGCCGCCGGCCACTTCGCCGAGCACGTGGAAGAGCAGCTGAAGCTGGTCGCTGATGCGCTGTTGAATCCGTTCAACGACCAAGTCGCTGAATAA
- the sucB gene encoding dihydrolipoyllysine-residue succinyltransferase, with translation MATEVKVPVLPESVSDATIASWHKKAGEAVKRDENLVDLETDKVVLEVPSPVDGVLKEIKFETGATVTSSQILAIIEEGAAAAAAPAEAKVAEAPKAEAPKAAAAEAPKAAKADAPKAAGDVSSLPPGARFSAITEGVDPSQVEGTGRRGAVTKEDILNYAKNGGAGKASGARPEERVPMTRVRKRIAERLMQSKNSTAMLTTFNEVNLAKVSAARKELQDEFQKAHGIKLGFMSFFVKAAANALQRFPLVNASIDGDDIIYHGYSDISIAVSTDKGLVTPVLRNVERQSFADIEQGIADYAKKARDGKLSLEELQGGTFTVTNGGTFGSLLSTPIINPPQSAILGMHAIKERPIAENGQVVIAPMMYLALSYDHRIIDGKDSVQFLVDIKNQLENPGRMLFGL, from the coding sequence ATGGCCACCGAAGTCAAAGTTCCGGTACTGCCCGAATCCGTATCCGATGCCACCATCGCCAGCTGGCACAAGAAGGCCGGCGAGGCGGTCAAGCGCGACGAGAACCTGGTGGACCTGGAGACCGACAAGGTCGTGCTGGAAGTGCCCTCGCCCGTCGATGGCGTGCTGAAGGAGATCAAGTTCGAGACCGGCGCCACCGTGACCAGCTCGCAGATCCTGGCGATCATCGAGGAAGGCGCGGCCGCCGCTGCGGCGCCGGCCGAGGCCAAGGTCGCCGAGGCCCCGAAGGCCGAAGCGCCCAAGGCCGCCGCCGCGGAAGCGCCGAAGGCCGCCAAGGCCGACGCGCCGAAGGCCGCCGGCGATGTGTCCAGCCTGCCGCCGGGCGCGCGCTTCAGCGCCATCACCGAAGGCGTGGATCCGTCGCAGGTCGAAGGCACCGGCCGCCGCGGCGCGGTGACCAAGGAAGACATCCTCAACTACGCCAAGAACGGCGGCGCCGGCAAGGCCAGCGGTGCGCGTCCGGAAGAGCGCGTGCCGATGACCCGCGTGCGCAAGCGCATCGCCGAGCGCCTGATGCAGTCGAAGAACTCGACCGCGATGCTGACCACCTTCAACGAGGTCAACCTGGCCAAGGTCTCGGCGGCGCGCAAGGAACTGCAGGACGAGTTCCAGAAGGCCCACGGCATCAAGCTCGGCTTCATGAGCTTCTTCGTCAAGGCCGCGGCCAACGCGCTGCAGCGCTTCCCGCTGGTCAACGCCTCGATCGACGGCGACGACATCATCTACCACGGCTACAGCGACATCTCCATCGCCGTGTCGACCGACAAGGGCCTGGTCACGCCGGTGCTGCGCAACGTCGAGCGGCAGTCCTTCGCCGACATCGAGCAGGGCATCGCCGACTACGCCAAGAAGGCGCGCGACGGCAAGCTGAGCCTGGAAGAACTGCAGGGCGGCACCTTCACCGTGACCAACGGCGGCACCTTCGGCTCGCTGCTGTCGACCCCGATCATCAACCCGCCGCAGAGCGCGATCCTGGGCATGCACGCGATCAAGGAGCGTCCGATCGCCGAAAACGGCCAGGTCGTGATCGCGCCGATGATGTACCTGGCACTGTCCTACGACCACCGCATCATCGACGGCAAGGACTCGGTGCAGTTCCTGGTCGACATCAAGAACCAGCTGGAAAACCCGGGCCGGATGCTGTTCGGTCTGTAA
- the lpdA gene encoding dihydrolipoyl dehydrogenase — protein sequence MSEQYDVVVIGAGPAGYHAAIRAAQLGLKTACIDAALGKDGKPALGGTCLRVGCIPSKALLDSSRQFWNIGHLFGEHGISFKDAKIDVAAMVGRKDKIVKQFTGGIAMLFKANKITPYYGFGELQPGNVVKVKQHDGSEVELKGTNVILAAGSDSIELPFAKFDGETIVDNVGALDFTEVPKRLAVIGAGVIGLELGSVWKRLGAEVTILEALPDFLALADAEVAKAALKEFKKQGLDIKLGAKVSKTEVTGKGKKQEVVVTYSDGEGEKTLNVDKLLVAVGRRAATKGLLADGTGVKVNERGQIEVDAHCHTGVDGVWAIGDCVRGPMLAHKGFEEGIAVAELIAGLPGHVNFDTIPWVIYTEPEIAWVGKTEQQLKAEGVPYKAGSFPFAAIGRAVAMGEPAGFVKVIAHAETDRVLGMHLVGVGVSELVHEGVLTMEFNGSADDLARICHAHPTLSEAIHDAAMAVSKRAIHKAN from the coding sequence ATGAGCGAACAATACGACGTCGTCGTCATCGGAGCCGGTCCCGCCGGCTATCACGCGGCCATCCGCGCCGCCCAGTTGGGTCTGAAGACCGCGTGCATCGACGCGGCGCTGGGCAAGGACGGCAAGCCGGCGCTGGGCGGCACCTGCCTGCGCGTGGGCTGCATCCCGTCCAAGGCGCTGCTGGATTCCTCGCGCCAGTTCTGGAACATAGGCCACCTGTTCGGCGAGCACGGCATCAGCTTCAAGGATGCCAAGATCGACGTCGCGGCGATGGTCGGGCGCAAGGACAAGATCGTCAAGCAGTTCACCGGCGGCATCGCGATGCTGTTCAAGGCGAACAAGATCACTCCGTACTACGGCTTCGGCGAACTGCAGCCGGGCAACGTGGTCAAGGTCAAGCAGCACGACGGCAGCGAAGTCGAGCTGAAGGGCACCAACGTGATCCTGGCCGCGGGCTCGGATTCGATCGAACTGCCGTTTGCCAAGTTCGACGGCGAGACCATCGTCGACAACGTCGGCGCGCTGGATTTCACCGAAGTGCCCAAGCGCCTGGCGGTGATCGGCGCCGGCGTGATCGGCCTGGAACTGGGCAGCGTGTGGAAGCGCCTGGGCGCCGAGGTCACCATCCTCGAGGCGCTGCCGGACTTCCTGGCCCTGGCCGATGCCGAAGTGGCCAAGGCCGCGCTGAAGGAATTCAAGAAGCAGGGCCTGGACATCAAGCTTGGCGCCAAGGTCTCCAAGACCGAAGTCACCGGCAAGGGCAAGAAGCAGGAAGTGGTCGTCACCTACAGCGATGGCGAAGGCGAGAAGACCCTCAACGTGGACAAGCTGCTGGTGGCCGTTGGCCGCCGCGCCGCCACCAAGGGTCTGCTGGCCGACGGCACCGGCGTCAAGGTCAACGAGCGCGGCCAGATCGAGGTCGATGCGCACTGCCACACCGGCGTGGACGGCGTGTGGGCGATCGGTGACTGCGTGCGCGGGCCGATGCTGGCGCACAAGGGCTTCGAGGAAGGCATCGCGGTCGCCGAACTGATCGCCGGCCTGCCCGGCCACGTCAACTTCGACACCATCCCGTGGGTCATCTACACCGAGCCGGAAATCGCCTGGGTCGGCAAGACCGAGCAGCAGCTCAAGGCCGAGGGCGTGCCGTACAAGGCCGGCAGCTTCCCGTTCGCGGCGATCGGCCGTGCGGTGGCGATGGGCGAGCCGGCAGGCTTCGTCAAGGTCATCGCCCACGCCGAGACCGACCGCGTGCTGGGCATGCACCTGGTCGGCGTCGGCGTCTCCGAACTGGTCCACGAAGGCGTGCTGACCATGGAGTTCAACGGCTCGGCCGACGACCTGGCGCGCATCTGCCACGCCCACCCCACCCTGTCCGAAGCAATCCACGACGCGGCCATGGCGGTGAGCAAGCGGGCGATTCATAAGGCTAACTGA
- a CDS encoding TIGR00730 family Rossman fold protein translates to MKSICVYCGSNAGNKPAYVERATELGTRIAEQGLRLVYGGGNVGLMGTVANAVLAAGGEVTGVIPKQLADWEVAHRGLTELEIVGSMHERKSRMFDLSDAFVALPGGFGTMEEIFEMLTWRQLGIGNKPCAFLDVEGFYAPLIGMIDRMVEERFLHPDQRADLWYGSDIDTMLGWMRDYTPAQASKWIDEKRRNALR, encoded by the coding sequence ATGAAAAGCATCTGCGTCTACTGCGGCTCCAACGCCGGCAACAAGCCGGCCTACGTCGAGCGCGCAACCGAATTGGGCACACGCATCGCCGAGCAAGGCCTGCGCCTGGTCTATGGCGGCGGCAATGTCGGTCTGATGGGCACCGTGGCCAATGCGGTGCTCGCTGCCGGCGGCGAGGTCACCGGCGTGATTCCCAAGCAACTGGCCGACTGGGAAGTGGCGCACCGCGGCCTCACTGAACTGGAGATCGTCGGTTCGATGCACGAGCGCAAGTCGCGCATGTTCGACCTGTCCGACGCCTTCGTCGCCCTGCCCGGCGGCTTCGGCACCATGGAGGAAATCTTCGAGATGCTGACCTGGCGCCAGCTCGGCATCGGCAACAAGCCCTGCGCCTTCCTCGACGTGGAAGGGTTCTACGCGCCGCTGATCGGCATGATCGATCGCATGGTCGAAGAGCGCTTCCTGCACCCGGACCAGCGTGCCGACCTGTGGTACGGCAGCGACATCGACACGATGCTGGGCTGGATGCGGGACTACACGCCTGCGCAGGCGTCGAAGTGGATCGACGAGAAGCGACGCAACGCGTTGCGCTGA
- a CDS encoding EAL domain-containing protein, which yields MLFNSSATAREDASGGHAPARTAQALCGLLPPGSAVVIGCGDGVVGRLHGASADAPEWLQALVAQTLAATELPPSTTPTVLHVHRTAEGACVVIGAQAKQPLDAAYRAAWCEAAVAFGLNLLDTERMRARIAGLEKSKQLQQALYEIADLAGADLEMGQMLQRVHAVLESLMYAENCYIVEYDEDQQSMRFLYFSDRHDDFVADPEKTYLLRDMPNSLTVGLLRHGRAVRGPSEQVRERLQVGYNAEHGPDSRDWLGVPMLREGRVCGAIVVQNYDYALRYTDADRALLAYVAQHVQTAMDRRHAQVQLERRVHLRTQELQRANHDLQEEIQERKRAETLQLALFRIAELAIRSESLQQFYTEVHAIVGGLIDARNLYIALLSDDDTMLEFVYSVDEFTPYRPQRRRGRGLTEYVMRVRRPQLLELPDIDALLAQGEVQEYGQRPYSWLGVPLFDEGEVIGAIVVQSYIAKVRFTEHDQRLLTFVAHNVGSGLARQRAQERLRLAHAELEQRVEERTRELAEVNEQLLAQIAERWRAEQRLTHQALHDALTGLPNRSHLLDRLSEAISRARGGGKTFAVLFLDLDRFKLVNDSIGHAAGDEMLVQVAKRIVSTIRGQDVVARLGGDEFAVLTPSEHGLDGARELARRLLHVLGQPMWVAGRELFPSGSLGIAAWHPRYHNGEEMLRDADAAMYRAKAQTQDRCVVFDEAMREAALRSLDLEADLRRAINNRDFEPFYQPIVRLHDGEVIGHEALLRWRHESRGLLVPSQFIDLGEESGLIEQVDWLLYAQVIRRLAQSEGGYVSVNVSPRHFRSPDFTERLFGLIDSAGADPRRLRVEITEVALLDDAPRTLAILQALRERGVLAQLDDFGTGFSALSYLHRFPISVLKIDQSFVAGLQDERGTGSHALVRGILALASTLGIETVGEGIETEQQLATLRELGCNYGQGYLLGRPAAAPQQL from the coding sequence ATGCTGTTCAATTCGTCCGCCACCGCCCGCGAAGACGCATCCGGCGGCCATGCGCCCGCCCGCACGGCGCAGGCCTTGTGCGGGCTGCTGCCGCCCGGCAGCGCCGTGGTGATCGGCTGCGGCGACGGCGTGGTCGGGCGCCTCCACGGCGCCAGCGCGGACGCGCCGGAGTGGCTGCAGGCGCTGGTCGCGCAGACGCTGGCCGCCACCGAGTTGCCGCCGTCGACGACACCGACGGTGCTGCACGTGCACCGCACCGCCGAGGGGGCCTGCGTGGTCATCGGTGCGCAGGCGAAGCAGCCGCTCGATGCGGCGTATCGCGCGGCCTGGTGCGAGGCCGCGGTCGCGTTCGGTCTCAACCTGCTCGACACCGAGCGCATGCGCGCGCGCATCGCGGGCCTGGAAAAATCCAAGCAGCTGCAGCAGGCGCTGTACGAGATCGCCGACCTGGCCGGTGCCGATCTGGAAATGGGCCAGATGCTGCAGCGCGTGCATGCGGTGCTGGAATCGCTGATGTACGCGGAGAACTGCTACATCGTCGAATACGACGAAGACCAGCAGAGCATGCGCTTCCTGTACTTCTCCGACCGTCACGACGACTTCGTCGCCGATCCGGAGAAGACCTACCTGCTGCGCGACATGCCGAACAGCCTCACCGTGGGGCTGCTGCGCCACGGCCGTGCGGTGCGTGGGCCGTCGGAACAGGTGCGCGAACGCCTGCAGGTGGGCTACAACGCCGAACACGGCCCGGACAGCCGCGACTGGCTGGGCGTGCCGATGTTGCGCGAGGGCCGCGTGTGCGGGGCCATCGTGGTGCAGAACTACGACTACGCGTTGCGCTACACCGATGCCGACCGCGCCTTGCTGGCCTACGTGGCGCAGCACGTGCAGACCGCGATGGACCGGCGGCATGCGCAGGTGCAGCTGGAGCGGCGCGTGCACCTGCGCACCCAGGAACTGCAGCGTGCCAACCACGACCTGCAGGAGGAGATCCAGGAGCGCAAGCGCGCCGAGACCCTGCAACTGGCGCTGTTCCGCATCGCCGAGCTGGCGATCCGCTCGGAGAGCCTGCAGCAGTTCTACACCGAGGTGCACGCCATCGTCGGCGGGCTGATCGACGCGCGCAATCTGTACATCGCCCTGCTGTCCGACGACGACACCATGCTGGAATTCGTGTACTCGGTGGACGAGTTCACCCCGTACCGGCCGCAGCGGCGCCGCGGCCGCGGACTGACCGAATACGTGATGCGGGTGCGGCGCCCGCAACTGCTGGAGCTTCCCGACATCGACGCCTTGCTGGCGCAGGGCGAGGTGCAGGAATACGGCCAGCGCCCCTACAGCTGGCTGGGCGTGCCGCTGTTCGACGAGGGGGAGGTGATCGGCGCGATCGTGGTGCAGAGCTACATCGCCAAGGTACGTTTCACCGAACACGACCAGCGCCTGCTGACCTTCGTCGCGCACAACGTCGGCAGCGGCCTGGCGCGGCAGCGCGCGCAGGAACGGCTGCGGCTGGCCCACGCGGAACTGGAACAGCGCGTGGAGGAGCGCACCCGGGAACTGGCCGAAGTCAACGAGCAGTTGCTGGCGCAGATCGCCGAGCGCTGGCGCGCCGAGCAGCGGCTGACCCACCAGGCGCTGCACGATGCGCTGACCGGGTTGCCGAACCGCTCGCATCTGCTGGACCGGCTCAGCGAGGCGATCTCGCGTGCCCGCGGCGGCGGCAAGACCTTCGCCGTCCTGTTCCTGGACTTGGACCGGTTCAAGCTGGTTAACGACAGCATCGGCCACGCCGCCGGCGACGAGATGCTGGTGCAGGTGGCCAAGCGCATCGTCTCCACGATCCGCGGCCAGGACGTGGTGGCGCGCCTGGGCGGCGACGAGTTCGCGGTGCTGACGCCGAGCGAGCACGGCCTGGACGGTGCGCGCGAACTGGCGCGGCGCCTGCTGCATGTGCTAGGCCAGCCGATGTGGGTGGCCGGCCGCGAACTGTTCCCGTCGGGCAGCCTGGGCATTGCGGCCTGGCATCCGCGCTACCACAACGGCGAGGAGATGCTGCGCGACGCGGACGCGGCGATGTACCGGGCCAAGGCGCAGACCCAGGACCGCTGCGTGGTGTTCGACGAGGCCATGCGCGAGGCGGCGCTGCGCAGCCTCGATCTGGAGGCGGACCTGCGCCGTGCGATCAACAACCGCGACTTCGAGCCGTTCTACCAGCCGATCGTGCGCCTGCACGACGGCGAGGTGATCGGCCACGAGGCCCTGTTGCGCTGGCGCCACGAAAGCCGTGGGCTGCTGGTGCCGAGCCAGTTCATCGATCTGGGCGAGGAGAGCGGCCTGATCGAGCAGGTGGACTGGCTACTGTACGCGCAGGTGATCCGGCGCCTGGCGCAGAGCGAGGGCGGCTACGTCTCGGTGAACGTCTCGCCGCGGCATTTCCGCTCGCCGGACTTCACCGAACGGCTGTTCGGGCTGATCGACAGCGCCGGCGCCGACCCGCGCCGCCTGCGCGTGGAGATCACCGAGGTGGCGCTGCTCGACGACGCCCCGCGCACCCTGGCCATCCTGCAGGCATTGCGCGAGCGCGGCGTGCTGGCGCAGCTGGACGACTTCGGCACCGGCTTCTCGGCGCTGTCCTACCTGCATCGCTTCCCGATCTCGGTGCTGAAGATCGACCAGAGCTTCGTCGCCGGCCTGCAGGACGAACGCGGCACCGGCAGCCACGCGCTGGTGCGCGGCATCCTTGCCCTGGCCAGCACCCTGGGGATCGAGACGGTGGGCGAGGGCATCGAGACCGAGCAGCAACTGGCGACATTGCGCGAACTGGGTTGCAATTACGGGCAGGGTTATCTGCTGGGGCGTCCGGCCGCCGCACCGCAGCAGCTTTGA
- a CDS encoding RNA polymerase sigma factor, with product MDAPVEASDEALMLAYAAGDARAFETLYLRHRGRLYQYLLRQLRDRALAEELFQDVWQRVIAARLEWQPQAAFTTWLLRIAHNRLGDHWRAAKHRPPAPADADLRTARVQDPDTPERQLSAFEQRRQLQLALDALPEEQRDVLLLRLEQELSLDEIGQITGVGRETVKSRLRYAMDKLRARLGG from the coding sequence GTGGACGCCCCGGTCGAAGCGAGCGACGAAGCCCTGATGCTGGCCTACGCGGCCGGCGACGCGCGCGCGTTCGAGACCCTGTACCTGCGCCACCGTGGCCGCCTGTACCAGTACCTGCTGCGACAACTGCGCGACCGTGCGCTGGCCGAAGAGCTGTTCCAGGACGTGTGGCAGCGGGTGATCGCCGCACGCCTGGAGTGGCAGCCGCAGGCCGCGTTCACCACCTGGCTGCTGCGCATCGCCCACAATCGGCTCGGCGACCACTGGCGCGCGGCCAAGCATCGCCCGCCGGCACCAGCCGACGCCGACCTGCGCACCGCACGCGTGCAGGACCCCGACACGCCGGAGCGGCAACTGTCCGCCTTCGAGCAGCGGCGCCAGCTGCAACTGGCGCTGGATGCGCTTCCCGAGGAGCAACGCGACGTGCTGCTGCTGCGCCTGGAGCAGGAATTGAGCCTGGACGAGATCGGGCAGATCACCGGCGTCGGCCGCGAGACGGTCAAGTCGCGGCTGCGCTATGCGATGGACAAACTGCGCGCGAGGTTGGGCGGATGA
- a CDS encoding YigZ family protein: MPDTLPHPVSHSVEIKHSRFIAHAAPIADAGAALAFVQQVMVADATHNCWAYRHGDEYRSSDDGEPAGTAGRPILAAIDGQGFDRVVVVVTRWYGGIKLGAGGLVRAYGGSAAECLRLAPRQPLLALSLLTLHCGFDDLGAVYAALSACAAEKLDERFDAGGAELRLRLPRDRVDALKTRLRDATRNRVRCSEPAPA, translated from the coding sequence ATGCCCGACACGCTCCCGCACCCCGTCAGCCACAGCGTGGAGATCAAGCACAGCCGCTTCATTGCCCACGCCGCGCCGATCGCCGACGCCGGCGCGGCGCTGGCGTTCGTGCAGCAGGTGATGGTGGCCGACGCCACCCACAATTGCTGGGCCTACCGCCATGGCGACGAATACCGCTCCAGCGACGACGGCGAGCCCGCCGGCACTGCCGGCCGGCCGATCCTGGCGGCGATCGACGGCCAGGGCTTCGACCGCGTGGTGGTGGTGGTCACGCGCTGGTACGGCGGCATCAAGCTCGGCGCCGGCGGCCTGGTCCGCGCCTATGGCGGCAGCGCGGCCGAATGCCTGCGTCTGGCACCGCGGCAACCATTGCTGGCCTTGAGCCTGCTGACCCTGCACTGCGGCTTCGACGACCTGGGCGCGGTGTATGCCGCGCTGAGCGCCTGCGCCGCAGAAAAACTCGATGAACGCTTCGATGCCGGCGGCGCCGAACTGCGCCTGCGCCTGCCCCGCGATCGCGTCGACGCCTTGAAAACCCGCCTGCGCGACGCCACTCGCAATCGGGTCCGCTGTTCGGAACCCGCCCCCGCATGA